A region from the Bactrocera dorsalis isolate Fly_Bdor chromosome 1, ASM2337382v1, whole genome shotgun sequence genome encodes:
- the LOC125777677 gene encoding uncharacterized protein LOC125777677, with translation MPDLRNLDGAVIDDSVIPFTGAHTNYVEAPLNVDNAITGTQSSIQSSMSNINTTQINFSPIFSTNVAATTTITSAQYSSHGLYRISSHSLLPFGFGGVDMAMNQPTAYAGLPKEHNHVGLYNKLPPVVGGPQMNSTFAHSSACVFGQSQHVPMSSVYTSTYGGSVFQNAQLPCVTSLGNGDGCSAAAQYNPFSPARNYFGQPQGGFAPVNDSTWRQVQNSSDVSLNPSHIASRQAISKDLPPFSGRPEEWPLFITNYEQSTVRCGFSEQENLIRLQKSLRGAALEAVRGKLMMPSTVHLAIETLRMLFGRPDVIHNTLQRKLRQIPAVRTDRLNTLIDLALGVQNYRATMQALGLNDYLNDPMLINELLSKLPGDMKLDWGRRRMTISRVDVVAFDEWLFALASCASQVTPLNETNGNAAEEKVLGKSNRQRVFVHDEIPKELSPTKTRNEETKHSIACSLCGKEHNLADCPNFLAKSRNERWQLIKDKRLCIRCFKSHMVRRCTSKQVCGVDGCRMVHNPLLHSQNAAAKTSRVNTILVHQRKFRRAIFRYIPVILYGPKATVEIFALIDEGASCTLMDSKLAEQLGLDGPGEDLCLRWTGDITQQEVNSKVLNCEISAREKNSRRYRMHNIRTITDLELPQQTLNADTLNEHKHLKSLPILPYTDCKARLLIGLDNTAKLCVPVEVSQAEGDDLIAARCKIGWSVYGQDKSAYQPDENLLHVCTCTKYDQLDNLMKAYFSIDSVGINPVLKPLRSRADERAYHIMEKTVLYDASVKKWETGLLWKYDHIDLPDSYRMAYNRLQCLEKKMEKSPDLKQYLVGKLNDYLEKGYIRKLKVEEISKGGKSWFIPIFTIENVIKNKLRIVWDAAAKVSGTSLNDVLLKGPDLLRSLVGVLLRFRERPVAICGDIREMFHQIRVRAEDQVAQQFLWRNGDSSRHPDVFAMTVMTFGASCSPSLANYIKDKNALRFQKTLPNAVATIVENTFVDDWLHSMDDEEEMIRLATDVRFIHCEGGFEMRNWLSNSKRVLQALSSKHEPANKCFIEPGSELQKVLGMWWLPTSDELTFVHRFKPDIFNESTFPTKRQMLRVMMTIFDPLGLLGFIVIKAKMILQDVWRSGVTWDEPVHDKERSAWWQWLRKLRCIDKIRIPRCYTFANRSSDNQLHIFVDASISAYAAVAFLRSSMGDKVHCCLVASKTRVAPLKPLSVPRLELMAAILGLRLAKFIRKELSIQINRRIFWCDSKDVLYWIRSDARKFNQFVAVRIGEILEDSQINEWRWVPTKDNVADDGTKWYNNMELNSSGRWLTGPEFLSLSETLWPTSEFKEPQAVAETIQHVTIDSSKDIGDTQPDPTRFSKWEKLRAVQMCVLRFLRLTMKNTARNPVTQTIISDSTCTSAELLLFRKCQEECYGAEFDQIKKGAVSRKSSIYKFSAFIDKLGLLRVKGRIEEARGVTTDLKQPIILPRNNIVTHLVTDFYHRKFHHHHNEIVVNEMRQRFCINGLRALVRMISKVCQQCRNRRATPNPPEMGKLPPERLASFTDPFAYTGEVYFGPFDVTIGRRHEKRWGVVFTCMTIRAVHIEISSSLSTDSFLLVLKLFISRRGVPRRIFSDNGTNFRGASRILADEIEKISSGTLIEKYPEIEWTFIPPASPHMGGVWERMVRSIKSVLMDILSKEGLREEVLRATLADVENIINMRPLTYVPLESYDSEALTPNHFLLGNSSGIREKGDCDVTNPSLLNKKFRTSGELADRFWKRWIREYLPGLTRRAKWFEKTPEPIAPKDVVIIVDENMKRNTWTKGIVMDVIKGSDGQIRSAVIKTSNGLITRPVVKLARLDLKVNPTSEHGDHGGGNVSAQQP, from the coding sequence ATGCCTGACTTGCGGAACTTAGATGGTGCCGTTATTGATGATAGCGTGATCCCGTTTACCGGTGCGCATACCAACTACGTGGAAGCACCTCTTAATGTGGATAACGCAATAACTGGGACACAGTCTTCAATACAAAGTAGTATGTCAAATATAAATACgacacaaattaatttttcaccaattttttccacaaatgTTGCTGCGACTACAACGATCACATCTGCTCAATATTCATCGCATGGTTTATATCGAATTTCGTCACATTCTTTGCTGCCTTTTGGGTTCGGAGGCGTGGACATGGCTATGAATCAACCAACAGCATATGCGGGCTTGCCTAAGGAACATAACCACGTGGGGCTCTATAACAAACTGCCTCCAGTTGTAGGTGGACCCCAAATGAACTCTACATTTGCTCATTCATCCGCTTGCGTGTTTGGTCAGAGCCAGCACGTACCAATGAGTTCAGTTTATACGTCCACTTATGGAGGAAGCGTCTTTCAGAACGCGCAACTACCTTGCGTCACATCTTTGGGTAATGGAGATGGGTGCAGTGCTGCCGCCCAATATAACCCCTTCTCTCCTGCACGCAACTATTTCGGGCAACCACAGGGAGGTTTTGCGCCCGTCAACGATAGTACATGGAGGCAGGTTCAGAATAGTTCAGACGTGAGTTTAAACCCATCACATATAGCGTCTAGACAGGCGATAAGCAAAGATTTGCCACCTTTCTCCGGGAGGCCAGAAGAATGGCCATTGTTTATAACAAACTATGAACAATCAACAGTACGCTGCGGGTTTTCTGAACAAGAAAACTTAATACGATTACAAAAATCACTGCGCGGTGCCGCTCTTGAAGCTGTTCGAGGAAAATTGATGATGCCATCTACAGTTCATCTAGCCATCGAAACTCTTCGTATGCTTTTCGGGAGGCCAGACGTTATACATAACACCCTACAACGGAAATTGAGACAGATACCAGCAGTGAGGACCGATCGACTGAATACCCTTATCGATCTCGCGTTGGGTGTACAAAATTATAGAGCAACCATGCAAGCATTAGGTCTGAACGACTATCTCAACGACCCTATGCTAATCAATGAGTTGCTGAGTAAACTTCCTGGAGATATGAAATTAGACTGGGGTCGTCGTCGAATGACCATCTCAAGGGTAGATGTCGTGGCCTTTGATGAATGGTTATTTGCGCTGGCTTCATGTGCAAGCCAGGTAACGCCACTTAACGAAACCAACGGTAACGCTGCGGAAGAAAAGGTGTTAGGAAAGAGCAATAGGCAAAGAGTTTTCGTGCACGACGAAATCCCAAAGGAGCTTAGCCCCACCAAAACGCGTAATGAGGAAACTAAACATTCCATAGCTTGTTCTCTGTGCGGCAAAGAGCACAATCTTGCCGATTGTCCAAACTTCCTAGCAAAGAGCCGAAATGAACGTTGGCAGTTAATCAAGGACAAAAGGCTATGCATTCGATGCTTTAAGTCCCACATGGTTAGACGCTGCACCTCTAAGCAAGTTTGCGGGGTAGATGGATGTAGAATGGTGCACAACCCACTACTACATAGCCAAAATGCTGCAGCTAAGACTAGTCGGGTAAATACAATCCTAGTTCATCAACGTAAGTTTAGGAGAGCCATTTTTCGCTACATTCCGGTGATATTGTATGGTCCTAAAGCCACGGTGGAGATATTTGCGTTAATTGATGAGGGAGCATCTTGCACGTTGATGGACAGTAAATTGGCTGAGCAGCTAGGTCTCGACGGCCCTGGTGAAGACTTGTGCTTGAGATGGACGGGCGACATAACACAGCAGGAGGTAAACTCAAAGGTTTTAAACTGTGAAATATCTGCAAGAGAGAAAAATTCTAGGCGATATCGTATGCACAATATTCGAACAATCACTGACCTTGAGTTACCGCAACAAACTCTCAACGCAGACACTTTAAATGAGCACAAACACCTGAAGTCATTGCCTATTCTACCATACACCGACTGCAAAGCGCGATTATTAATAGGATTGGACAACACGGCTAAACTTTGCGTACCTGTGGAGGTGAGTCAAGCTGAAGGTGATGATCTAATAGCTGCGCGTTGTAAAATAGGTTGGTCAGTATATGGTCAGGATAAGTCGGCATATCAGCCAGACGAAAATCTGCTCCACGTTTGCACCTGTACTAAATATGATCAGCTTGATAACTTAATGAAAGCCTATTTCTCTATCGATTCGGTGGGTATCAATCCTGTTCTCAAACCCCTTAGATCAAGGGCAGACGAGCGTGCTTACCACATAATGGAGAAAACAGTTTTGTATGATGCCAGTGTTAAGAAATGGGAAACGGGCCTCTTGTGGAAATATGACCACATTGACTTGCCCGACTCCTATCGAATGGCATATAATCGTCTCCAATGTCTGGAAAAGAAGATGGAAAAGAGCCCCGATCTGAAGCAATATCTTGTTGGGAAGTTAAATGACTATCTCGAAAAGGGTTACATAAGAAAACTAAAAGTCGAGGAAATATCGAAAGGAGGCAAATCTTGGTTTATTCCaatattcacaattgagaacgttatcaaaaataaattgagaatCGTGTGGGATGCAGCAGCTAAGGTGAGTGGCACCAGTCTGAACGACGTATTATTGAAAGGACCCGATCTTCTAAGATCGTTGGTAGGTGTCCTATTGAGATTTCGTGAACGACCAGTGGCCATCTGTGGAGATATTCGTGAAATGTTTCACCAAATTAGGGTGAGAGCGGAAGATCAGGTAGCACAGCAGTTCCTGTGGCGAAACGGCGATAGTAGCAGACATCCCGATGTATTCGCTATGACCGTTATGACGTTTGGGGCATCGTGTTCCCCATCTTTGGCAAACTACATAAAAGATAAGAACGCTCTACGTTTCCAGAAGACACTACCAAATGCTGTGGCAACAATTGTCGAAAATACGTTTGTGGACGATTGGTTGCATAGTATGGATGATGAGGAAGAAATGATTCGACTAGCTACTGACGTCCGCTTCATCCATTGTGAAGGTGGGTTCGAGATGCGAAACTGGTTGTCGAATTCTAAACGAGTTCTGCAAGCGCTCTCAAGTAAGCATGAACCCGCGAATAAATGCTTCATAGAGCCAGGATCAGAACTTCAAAAGGTTCTTGGTATGTGGTGGTTACCAACCAGTGACGAACTAACCTTTGTTCACAGGTTCAAACCGGATATCTTCAATGAATCCACTTTTCCAACGAAACGACAAATGCTTCGAGTAATGATGACTATATTCGACCCTTTGGGTCTTTTGGGGTTTATTGTAATTAAAGCAAAGATGATATTACAAGATGTGTGGCGATCGGGCGTAACTTGGGATGAGCCTGTACATGATAAAGAACGTTCCGCTTGGTGGCAGTGGCTGCGAAAGCTACGCTGTATTGATAAAATCCGTATTCCAAGGTGCTACACTTTCGCAAATCGCAGCAGCGATAACCAACTTCATATCTTCGTTGATGCTAGCATATCAGCATATGCTGCTGTGGCCTTTCTTCGTTCAAGTATGGGCGACAAAGTTCATTGCTGTCTCGTTGCCTCCAAGACACGAGTTGCTCCGTTGAAGCCACTCTCAGTGCCGAGACTTGAGTTGATGGCAGCCATCTTAGGACTTCGTCTAGCTAAGTTCATAAGAAAGGAACTCTCCATACAAATTAACCGCCGGATCTTCTGGTGCGATTCGAAGGATGTCCTATATTGGATTAGGTCTGACGCCAGAAAATTCAACCAGTTTGTAGCTGTGCGAATTGGCGAAATTCTAGAGGATTCACAAATCAACGAGTGGCGGTGGGTACCAACGAAGGATAACGTAGCTGACGATGGTACAAAATGGTACAATAATATGGAATTAAACAGCTCTGGGAGATGGCTTACGGGCCCTGAATTTCTAAGTCTATCAGAAACTCTCTGGCCAACATCCGAATTCAAAGAGCCACAAGCCGTAGCAGAAACTATACAGCACGTAACAATTGATTCTTCGAAAGATATTGGTGATACGCAACCAGATCCTACAAGGTTTAGTAAGTGGGAAAAATTGCGCGCTGTACAGATGTGTGTTCTTCGTTTTCTCCGTTTGACTATGAAGAACACCGCTAGAAATCCAGTTACTCAAACAATTATTTCCGATAGCACCTGTACAAGTGCAGAACTACTTCTCTTCCGCAAGTGCCAGGAAGAATGCTATGGCGCAGAGTttgatcaaataaaaaaaggcgCGGTAAGTCGAAAAAGCTCAATCTACAAATTTTCTGCATTTATAGACAAGCTGGGACTGCTACGCGTAAAGGGTCGGATCGAAGAAGCAAGAGGAGTGACAACAGATCTCAAACAACCGATTATACTTCCCCGTAACAATATTGTTACTCATTTGGTCACAGATTTCTATCATAGAAAGTTCCATCACCACCACAACGAGATAGTGGTAAATGAGATGCGCCAGCGATTCTGCATTAATGGTCTACGAGCTTTGGTGCGGATGATATCAAAAGTATGTCAACAATGTCGTAATCGGAGAGCCACACCGAATCCACCAGAAATGGGAAAGTTACCACCAGAGCGTCTCGCGTCATTCACTGATCCTTTCGCTTATACAGGAGAGGTCTATTTCGGACCCTTCGACGTGACGATTGGCAGAAGGCATGAGAAGCGTTGGGGAGTTGTTTTTACCTGCATGACTATACGTGCCGTACATATTGAGATTTCTTCATCGCTATCTACTGACTCATTCCTCCTTGTTCTGAAATTGTTTATATCACGACGAGGAGTTCCTCGTCGAATCTTCTCTGACAACGGCACTAATTTCAGAGGCGCTAGTCGCATTCTAGCAGATGAAATCGAGAAAATATCATCTGGCACACTAATAGAAAAATACCCCGAAATTGAGTGGACTTTCATACCACCAGCATCACCACATATGGGCGGAGTGTGGGAGCGCATGGTACGATCTATAAAGTCAGTATTGATGGACATATTATCAAAAGAAGGTCTACGAGAGGAAGTGCTGAGAGCAACTTTAGCCGAcgtcgaaaatattattaacatgcGCCCTCTTACCTACGTTCCACTGGAATCATACGATAGCGAAGCATTAACGCCAAACCATTTCCTTCTGGGAAATTCAAGTGGCATAAGAGAGAAGGGTGATTGCGATGTTACCAATCCGTCGCTGCTAAATAAGAAATTTCGCACATCTGGTGAGTTGGCTGATCGATTTTGGAAGCGATGGATTCGCGAGTACTTGCCAGGCCTGACAAGACGGGCAAAATGGTTCGAAAAAACCCCAGAACCCATCGCTCCCAAAGACGTCGTAATAATTGTTGATGAAAACATGAAAAGGAACACTTGGACAAAGGGAATAGTTATGGATGTCATAAAGGGCAGCGACGGACAAATAAGAAGCGCCGTAATCAAAACTTCCAACGGCTTAATAACACGGCCAGTAGTGAAACTTGCGCGCCTAGATCTGAAAGTGAACCCCACGTCAGAGCATGGAGATCACGGAGGGGGGAATGTTAGCGCGCAACAaccctaa